ACGCGACGTGGTCATGGAAGAGCGGCGCCTGAGCGTGGAAACCCGCCCCAACAGCAAGCTCTTCGAGGATTTTCTGGCCACGGCCTTCAAGGCCCATTCCTATCACCACATGGTGGTCGGCCACATGTCCGATCTGAAGCACCTCACCCGCCAGGACGTCAAGGACTATTTCAAGAAGTACTATTCCCCGGCCAACCTGACCGCGGCCATTGTCGGCGACGTCGATGCGCGCGAAGTTTTCCGCCTGGCCGAGCTTTATTTCGGCCGCATCCCCAGCGATCCCAGGCCCGAACCGCTGCGCACCGTCGAGCCCGAGCAATGGGGCGAGCGGCGGCTGACGGTCGTCGCCCAATCCCAACCCATCCTGCTGTTCGGCTATCACCGCCCGGCGGTCAGCCATGGCGACGACCTGACCCTGGAAGCCCTGTCCGACATCATCGGCCAGGGCCGCTCGTCGCGCCTGTGGGAGTCGCTGGTGAAAAAGGAGAAGGCGGCCGTCGCCGTCGGCTCGATCAACGGCTTTCCCGGCAGCAAGTACCCGAACCTGATCGTGTTCTACGCCGTGCCCAGCAAGGACCGCAGCGCCGCCGAATGCCTGAAGCTGATCGACAAGGAGATCGAGCGCCTGAAGACCGAGCCGGTCACGGCCCAGGAGCTGACCAAGTTCAAGCAGGGCAAGAAGAAGGCGACCCTCGACCAGTTGAAGTCCAACGCCTCGCTGGCCTCGCTGCTCACCTACTACGACGTGGTGCTGGGAGACTGGCGCCTGCTTTTTGATGAGATCAAGCGCGTCGAACGGTTGACCGCGGCCGACGTCAAGCGCGTCGCCAATACCTACCTGGGCAGCAACAACCGCACCGTCGGCGAGCTGGTCCCGGAAGGCAAGTAAGGGGGAACACCATGAAGAAGCATCGCGTCTTATTTTTGATCCTGGCTCTGGCCCTGACGGCCGGCCTCTGGGCGCAGAAGGGTCCCAAGGATACGTTCCAGTTCGGCAAATTGAACCCGCTGCGTATGCCTGACATCAAGCAGGTCACGCTGAAAAACGGCCTGCAACTGTTCCTGGTCGAAGACCGCACCCTGCCCACCATCGACATGCGCGGCATGATCTACTCGGGTACGGTCTACGATCCTGCCGAAAAAGCCGGCCTGGCAGCCATCACCGGCGAGGTCTTGCGCAGCGGCGGCACCGAGAAAATGAGCGGCGACCAGCTCGACCGCGAGCTGGAGACCATGGCCGCATCGATCGAGACCGGCATCAACGACGAGTCGGCCTTCATCGAGGTGTCGCTGCTCAAGGAGAACCTGGACAAGGTGTTGGCGCTGACCGCCGATATCCTGCGCCGCCCCGTTTTCGCCCAGGAAAAGATCGACCTGGCCAAGATCACCCAGCGCACGGTGATCTCGCGGCGCAACGACGACATCGGCAACATCTCCA
Above is a window of Candidatus Aminicenantes bacterium DNA encoding:
- a CDS encoding pitrilysin family protein produces the protein MRKNRLRAVFILAAASLLMLGQLHAQALEGLKRQVTEKTLKNGMKIIVMEQHLVPLVSFHVYADVGSAQEVQGITGISHLLEHMAFKGSTTLGTKDNAAEAKVLDELDQAYQLLSQEEGKLKPDAARLAELQKKFAELQQRAKEFVVNNEYFDIMMQNGDNGVNAYTSSDATQYINYLPANRLEFWMAVTSDRFLNPVFREFYKERDVVMEERRLSVETRPNSKLFEDFLATAFKAHSYHHMVVGHMSDLKHLTRQDVKDYFKKYYSPANLTAAIVGDVDAREVFRLAELYFGRIPSDPRPEPLRTVEPEQWGERRLTVVAQSQPILLFGYHRPAVSHGDDLTLEALSDIIGQGRSSRLWESLVKKEKAAVAVGSINGFPGSKYPNLIVFYAVPSKDRSAAECLKLIDKEIERLKTEPVTAQELTKFKQGKKKATLDQLKSNASLASLLTYYDVVLGDWRLLFDEIKRVERLTAADVKRVANTYLGSNNRTVGELVPEGK